A genomic window from Pyxicephalus adspersus chromosome 2, UCB_Pads_2.0, whole genome shotgun sequence includes:
- the SMIM3 gene encoding small integral membrane protein 3, with protein sequence MTDLVTPTPADIPKHILDIWVIVLIILATILVMTSLLLFPAAAVIIYRVRTHPIQHNR encoded by the coding sequence ATGACGGATCTCGTGACCCCAACCCCAGCAGATATCCCTAAACACATATTGGACATCTGGGTCATCGTTCTAATTATTCTGGCTACTATTTTGGTGATGACCTCATTGCTTCTCTTTCCGGCTGCAGCTGTAATTATCTACAGAGTGCGAACTCATCCCATCCAACACAACCGATAG